One window of Tepidanaerobacter acetatoxydans Re1 genomic DNA carries:
- the cobM gene encoding precorrin-4 C(11)-methyltransferase, translated as MIYFIGAGPGDVELITIKGKKLLENCDVVIYAGSLVNPELLKYAKGEAKIYNSATMNLEEIIDAMKDAFEKGADVARLHTGDPSIYGAIREQMEALDKLAIPYEVIPGVSSFSAAGAVLKRELTVPGQSQTIILTRAEGRTPVPEEESLDALAKHKATMAIFLSINQIGKIAGDLAKVYGPDAPAAVVYKATWEDQKIVQGTLSDIAEKVKEAGICKTALILVGNFLSDEYDFSCLYNKTFSHEYR; from the coding sequence GTGATTTATTTTATCGGCGCCGGTCCCGGTGATGTAGAACTTATTACTATAAAGGGTAAAAAGCTTTTGGAAAATTGCGATGTAGTTATATATGCAGGCTCGCTTGTAAACCCTGAGCTGCTAAAATATGCGAAAGGCGAAGCAAAGATTTATAACAGTGCTACGATGAATCTTGAGGAAATCATCGATGCCATGAAAGATGCTTTTGAAAAAGGAGCAGATGTGGCAAGACTTCATACGGGAGATCCTTCTATTTATGGGGCAATAAGGGAACAGATGGAAGCTCTTGATAAACTTGCGATACCCTATGAAGTAATTCCGGGTGTCAGCTCATTTAGCGCTGCCGGTGCAGTATTAAAGCGGGAACTTACCGTGCCCGGACAAAGCCAGACCATCATACTGACCAGAGCAGAAGGCAGAACACCGGTTCCCGAAGAGGAAAGCTTAGATGCTTTGGCAAAACATAAAGCAACTATGGCTATTTTCCTCAGTATAAATCAGATTGGAAAAATTGCAGGAGACTTGGCAAAGGTTTATGGTCCAGATGCCCCTGCCGCTGTTGTATATAAAGCCACCTGGGAGGACCAAAAGATTGTACAGGGCACTCTTTCAGATATTGCAGAAAAAGTAAAAGAAGCGGGAATTTGCAAGACAGCACTGATATTGGTAGGAAATTTCTTAAGTGATGAATATGACTTCTCATGCCTCTATAACAAAACATTCAGCCATGAATACAGGTAA
- the cbiG gene encoding cobalt-precorrin 5A hydrolase, with protein MKTAIIAITKNGINIAEKIRAGVGGDVYVNSRFLNEANFKNYFPIKTSFKDFVRQIFSSYDGLIFITAAGIATRAIAPVICDKRTDPAVVVVDEQGRFSISLLSGHLGGANELASKVAQVLKCMPVITTASDIQGFESIDVLAKKLGLYIDNFSDLPKVSACLVNGEKLALSVEKGFPYEKLAHLIKRSEVFSHDLPKDAKAAVFVTDEEILPPPVPYVILRPQNTVLGIGTRKGAPYEALLAQVKMALKDFNLSEKSVGCIASVDIKREEKCILQLSECLNAPLKLYTGVQLAEYENRFPCSPFVKKTVGAGCVARPAAYMASRGGDELGYYTSKGITLAVYKRRTS; from the coding sequence ATGAAGACAGCCATTATTGCTATAACAAAAAACGGAATAAATATTGCCGAGAAAATCAGAGCAGGCGTCGGCGGCGATGTTTATGTAAATAGTCGGTTTTTAAATGAGGCTAATTTTAAAAACTATTTTCCGATAAAAACCTCATTTAAGGATTTTGTCCGCCAAATATTTTCAAGCTATGACGGCCTGATTTTTATAACAGCTGCCGGTATTGCGACTCGGGCGATTGCGCCGGTAATTTGCGACAAAAGAACGGATCCGGCGGTTGTAGTGGTGGACGAACAGGGGAGATTTTCTATAAGCTTGCTTTCCGGGCATCTTGGCGGGGCCAATGAACTTGCATCAAAAGTGGCTCAGGTTCTAAAATGTATGCCGGTAATTACTACTGCCAGCGACATTCAGGGTTTTGAGAGCATAGATGTTTTGGCCAAGAAACTTGGCCTTTATATTGACAATTTCTCGGATTTGCCGAAGGTGAGCGCCTGCCTTGTAAATGGTGAGAAGCTGGCATTATCGGTGGAAAAAGGCTTCCCATATGAAAAGCTGGCACATCTTATAAAGCGGTCAGAAGTATTTTCACATGATTTGCCTAAAGATGCCAAAGCTGCTGTATTTGTAACGGATGAAGAAATATTGCCTCCTCCCGTACCTTATGTAATCTTACGGCCTCAAAATACGGTGCTCGGTATAGGCACAAGAAAGGGCGCGCCTTATGAGGCACTGCTGGCGCAAGTCAAAATGGCTTTAAAGGATTTTAACTTGAGCGAAAAAAGCGTGGGCTGTATTGCGTCAGTGGATATAAAAAGAGAAGAAAAATGTATACTGCAATTGTCTGAGTGCTTAAATGCGCCGCTTAAACTATATACCGGCGTACAGCTTGCAGAATACGAAAACCGTTTCCCTTGCTCCCCATTTGTCAAAAAAACCGTAGGCGCAGGCTGTGTGGCAAGACCGGCAGCTTATATGGCAAGCCGAGGAGGAGATGAATTGGGGTATTATACATCGAAGGGCATTACTTTGGCGGTATATAAAAGGAGGACATCATGA
- the cobJ gene encoding precorrin-3B C(17)-methyltransferase: MSWIKAVGIGPGSLEHMTLQAMDALKECDVVIGYNTYLDLIRPIIQEKQIIGSGMRHEVSRCKKAIELANEGKKVCVISSGDPGVYGMAGLLLELSAKEGLDIKIEVIPGISAVNMAAALLGAPLMHDFALISLSDHLTPWEVIEKRLDSAAQADFVIALYNPRSHEREYHLDTALEIISKYKPKGTPVGIVKNASRDKEKVIFATLESVPIEDIDMTSIVIIGNKNTFTIGGKMITPRGYKL; encoded by the coding sequence ATGAGCTGGATAAAAGCGGTGGGTATAGGACCGGGTTCTTTGGAACACATGACTTTGCAAGCCATGGATGCTTTAAAGGAATGTGATGTGGTAATAGGATATAATACATACTTAGATTTAATAAGGCCGATTATTCAAGAGAAGCAAATCATAGGCTCAGGTATGCGCCATGAAGTTTCAAGGTGCAAGAAGGCCATAGAGCTTGCAAATGAAGGGAAAAAAGTCTGTGTAATCAGCAGCGGCGATCCCGGAGTATATGGCATGGCAGGTCTTTTGCTGGAACTTTCAGCAAAGGAGGGCTTAGATATAAAAATTGAAGTGATACCAGGCATTAGCGCCGTAAATATGGCGGCGGCCCTTTTAGGGGCTCCTCTAATGCACGATTTTGCACTGATTAGCCTTTCAGACCATCTGACGCCATGGGAAGTTATAGAGAAAAGGCTGGATTCGGCAGCTCAGGCAGACTTTGTCATAGCCTTATACAACCCCAGAAGCCATGAGCGAGAATATCATTTGGATACTGCGCTTGAAATTATATCAAAATATAAGCCTAAGGGTACTCCTGTGGGCATTGTGAAAAATGCATCCAGAGATAAAGAAAAGGTGATATTTGCAACACTGGAATCGGTGCCGATAGAGGATATTGATATGACGAGTATTGTAATTATCGGCAACAAGAACACATTTACGATAGGTGGCAAAATGATTACACCGCGAGGGTATAAGCTATGA
- a CDS encoding cobalt-precorrin-6A reductase yields MIMVLAGTKDGRILSERLCKKGLKVLATTVTEYGSRLFGHGIELKTGPLNEDSLEQIIKENNIKLIVDATHPYAKDISETAIAVSCKCNIEYLRYERESSKTEYSNMIYVKDIAEAIKVLEKYQRIFLTTGSKNLDKFAKLMSMGKYLIARVLPKSEVLKKCEDLGFAPENIIAAKGPFSMEMNCQMFKEYRADVVVTKDSGVIGGVPEKITAASKLNLPILLIERPSVNYPNVANDMDKVICEICNRFLM; encoded by the coding sequence ATGATAATGGTATTGGCAGGTACGAAGGATGGGCGGATTTTATCTGAAAGGCTTTGCAAAAAAGGACTTAAAGTTTTAGCCACAACGGTTACTGAATATGGCAGCCGCCTGTTTGGTCACGGAATCGAGCTTAAGACAGGTCCTTTAAACGAGGATAGTCTGGAACAAATAATCAAGGAAAACAATATAAAACTCATCGTCGATGCAACACATCCTTATGCAAAAGACATAAGCGAAACAGCCATAGCCGTATCCTGCAAATGCAATATAGAGTATCTTCGCTATGAACGGGAAAGCAGCAAAACCGAATATTCTAATATGATATATGTAAAAGACATAGCTGAAGCCATAAAGGTTTTAGAAAAATATCAGCGAATTTTCCTGACCACAGGCAGCAAAAATCTGGACAAGTTTGCAAAGCTTATGAGCATGGGTAAATACCTTATTGCGCGAGTGCTGCCAAAGAGTGAAGTCCTAAAAAAATGCGAAGATTTGGGGTTTGCTCCGGAAAATATCATAGCAGCAAAAGGGCCTTTCAGTATGGAAATGAACTGTCAAATGTTTAAGGAATACAGGGCGGATGTAGTAGTTACAAAAGACAGCGGAGTTATCGGCGGTGTGCCGGAAAAAATCACAGCCGCCTCAAAGCTTAATCTTCCAATCCTGCTGATTGAGCGGCCATCTGTAAATTACCCCAATGTAGCAAATGACATGGATAAAGTTATTTGCGAAATTTGCAACAGATTTCTTATGTGA
- the hemA gene encoding glutamyl-tRNA reductase, protein MGIEQLLMVGISQEAPIWLREKVCFDKRTNDALAKLKKIDGILEVVILSTCHRSEIYAITSEPKTDVLTNFFGDFFALDDAKLAPYIYALDGICAVKHLFRVACGLESMVVGEDQILSQVKQAWEIAKKCKSTGKYTNKLFREAVTLGKNARSKTGITNHSLSVSYIAVLFILDVFKDLHDKNIFVIGAGEMGKLVIKHLVAKGARCIYISNRTYENALKLKEEIPEVTVVPYEQKYEYINRSHVVISATNAPHYTVNLEKFTACHHPDDKICMVDIALPRDIDPRIGEIGGVTLFTIDDLKRTAMENQKKREHLVTIIENMIEESLNDIIRWDNAIYAEKMIRHMNEYADEVCRSEYERVKNKLQDLDEKEKEKIKYSLERVAAKIVNRYLIGLKTLAEEEKLDESVVNVFAGGIFDEKNCKSRESAKPVGISAN, encoded by the coding sequence ATGGGAATTGAGCAACTTTTAATGGTAGGTATTAGCCAAGAAGCTCCAATTTGGCTTAGGGAAAAGGTATGTTTTGATAAAAGAACAAATGATGCCCTGGCAAAACTTAAAAAAATTGATGGCATACTTGAGGTAGTTATCTTGTCAACCTGCCACCGAAGTGAGATTTATGCAATTACGTCCGAGCCTAAAACAGATGTGCTTACAAACTTCTTTGGCGATTTTTTTGCTTTGGATGATGCCAAGCTTGCCCCATATATTTATGCACTTGATGGAATTTGCGCAGTAAAGCATCTTTTTCGAGTCGCCTGTGGCCTTGAATCAATGGTGGTGGGGGAAGATCAGATTTTATCTCAGGTGAAACAAGCTTGGGAAATTGCGAAAAAATGTAAATCGACCGGAAAATACACGAACAAACTCTTTAGAGAAGCGGTTACTCTGGGGAAAAATGCCCGAAGTAAAACCGGAATTACAAATCATTCGCTTTCTGTAAGCTATATTGCAGTTCTGTTTATACTAGATGTTTTCAAGGATTTGCATGACAAAAATATTTTTGTAATAGGCGCCGGGGAGATGGGAAAGCTTGTCATAAAGCACCTTGTGGCAAAGGGAGCAAGATGCATTTATATCTCTAACAGAACCTATGAAAATGCGTTAAAACTCAAGGAAGAAATCCCGGAGGTAACGGTTGTGCCATATGAGCAAAAGTATGAATACATAAACCGAAGCCATGTGGTTATAAGTGCTACAAATGCGCCGCACTATACGGTAAACCTTGAGAAATTTACGGCCTGTCATCATCCGGACGATAAAATCTGCATGGTAGATATAGCGCTTCCCAGAGATATTGACCCGCGGATAGGCGAAATAGGTGGAGTGACACTGTTTACCATCGATGATTTAAAAAGAACCGCTATGGAAAATCAAAAGAAAAGGGAACATTTAGTTACTATAATTGAAAATATGATCGAGGAGAGTCTAAACGATATTATCAGATGGGATAATGCCATTTATGCCGAAAAGATGATACGGCATATGAATGAATATGCTGATGAAGTCTGCCGCAGCGAATATGAGCGAGTTAAAAATAAGCTGCAGGATTTGGATGAAAAAGAAAAGGAAAAGATTAAGTATTCACTTGAAAGGGTTGCAGCAAAGATAGTGAACAGATATTTAATTGGACTAAAGACATTAGCTGAGGAAGAAAAGCTGGACGAATCAGTGGTCAATGTATTTGCAGGGGGCATTTTTGATGAAAAAAATTGTAAAAGTCGGGAGTCGGCAAAGCCAGTTGGCATTAGTGCAAACTGA
- the hemC gene encoding hydroxymethylbilane synthase, producing the protein MKKIVKVGSRQSQLALVQTELVISQLKEHFPQWDFKLITVKTTGDKFLNSNMYELGKGAFVKEIEEALLSGAIDMAVHSLKDVPHELPEGLAISAITRREDPRDVFISADDRRFSELDTGAKIGTSSMRRMCELNKLRQDIECVPIRGNINTRIKKIKTCGLDGIVLAAAGVKRLGMENLITDYFSPDEIVPAVGQGALAVETRADDEMSLFVKYINDDETTCATGAERAFMKVVGGSCKQPMGAYAEIFDDALKLIGMIERDGVVKWGKLEGRKSEAEQIGIRLAEELGGKL; encoded by the coding sequence ATGAAAAAAATTGTAAAAGTCGGGAGTCGGCAAAGCCAGTTGGCATTAGTGCAAACTGAGCTAGTTATCAGCCAATTAAAAGAACACTTTCCACAATGGGATTTTAAGCTTATAACCGTAAAGACTACAGGAGATAAGTTTTTAAATTCCAATATGTATGAATTGGGCAAGGGCGCTTTTGTTAAAGAAATAGAGGAAGCACTGCTTTCCGGTGCTATTGATATGGCAGTGCACAGTTTAAAAGATGTGCCACATGAATTGCCTGAAGGGCTTGCAATTTCAGCGATTACTCGGCGGGAAGATCCCCGAGATGTGTTTATATCAGCAGATGACAGGAGATTTTCCGAGCTGGATACAGGGGCTAAAATAGGAACTTCCAGTATGCGGCGGATGTGTGAATTAAATAAGCTAAGGCAGGATATCGAGTGTGTTCCAATAAGAGGAAATATTAACACTCGCATAAAGAAAATAAAAACCTGCGGGCTGGATGGCATTGTGTTGGCTGCGGCAGGCGTAAAGCGGCTGGGTATGGAAAACCTCATAACCGATTATTTTTCGCCGGACGAAATAGTACCGGCGGTAGGGCAGGGTGCATTGGCTGTGGAAACTCGAGCTGATGATGAAATGTCCTTGTTTGTTAAGTATATAAATGATGATGAGACCACTTGCGCAACAGGAGCCGAAAGGGCATTTATGAAAGTTGTAGGCGGCAGCTGCAAGCAGCCTATGGGAGCATATGCCGAGATTTTTGATGATGCATTAAAGCTTATAGGTATGATAGAAAGGGATGGAGTAGTAAAGTGGGGAAAACTTGAAGGCAGAAAAAGCGAAGCAGAACAAATCGGCATCCGCCTTGCTGAGGAATTGGGAGGTAAACTATGA
- the cobA gene encoding uroporphyrinogen-III C-methyltransferase, protein MKGKVYLIGAGPGDSGLITLKAVEALKHADTVVFDRLINPDILKWASPSAEFIDVGKFPKDHPVPQSKINHILYTKALEGKNVARLKGGDPFVFGRGGEEALYLRQNQIPFEIICGVTSAVAVPAYAGIPITHRYAASSAHIITGHEKDGGSSIDFEALAKVEGTLVFLMGICNLDNITNSLIKYGKSAQTPAAVIMKGTTAGQKTVVGTLSDIGDKVRQAGIKNPAVIVIGQVVNLRDELSWYEKGELFGKKILFLGTGFSDEPMPRRDSPFYKLKQEGAEVIMCPTLKITFQMENMKQLINEIKDYDILIFTSKNGVNAFISFMKENKIDARHLAGKQIWAIGAKTGEELSKAHIYPDVVPEVYTSKALLGCIEKEHFGKSAAVITSDIGGVELIAGLENCGIKAKKITAYKNEPNFEIKEKLLEKVQDGIDVAVFTSPSSFDFMRKILNDDMASFKNIKTAAIGPVTKAALEKAGQTVDIMPQEYTLEGLSRAILAYYIDEEGDFK, encoded by the coding sequence ATGAAGGGCAAAGTATACCTTATAGGTGCAGGACCCGGAGATTCGGGCTTGATTACTTTAAAAGCTGTAGAGGCTTTAAAACATGCCGATACGGTGGTTTTTGACCGCCTTATAAATCCTGATATTCTCAAATGGGCATCTCCCAGTGCAGAATTTATTGATGTGGGTAAATTTCCGAAAGATCATCCGGTGCCTCAGTCCAAGATAAATCATATTCTTTATACAAAAGCACTGGAAGGCAAGAATGTAGCAAGGCTTAAGGGCGGCGATCCCTTTGTGTTCGGACGAGGCGGCGAGGAAGCCCTTTATCTTAGGCAAAATCAAATACCCTTTGAAATAATTTGCGGGGTTACATCAGCAGTGGCGGTGCCCGCTTATGCCGGAATTCCGATAACACACAGATATGCAGCTTCATCCGCCCATATTATAACAGGGCATGAGAAAGACGGAGGAAGCTCTATTGATTTTGAAGCATTGGCAAAGGTTGAAGGAACTTTGGTATTTTTGATGGGGATTTGCAACCTGGACAATATCACAAATAGTCTTATAAAGTATGGCAAATCAGCACAGACGCCCGCTGCAGTCATAATGAAAGGAACAACAGCCGGCCAGAAGACGGTGGTAGGCACATTATCCGACATAGGCGATAAGGTAAGGCAAGCCGGTATAAAAAATCCCGCTGTCATAGTGATAGGCCAGGTTGTAAATTTGAGAGATGAACTATCATGGTATGAAAAAGGCGAGCTTTTTGGCAAAAAGATTCTCTTTTTAGGGACGGGTTTTTCCGATGAGCCGATGCCGAGGCGAGACTCTCCGTTTTATAAGCTAAAGCAAGAGGGGGCAGAGGTTATTATGTGCCCCACACTTAAAATAACTTTTCAAATGGAAAATATGAAACAATTGATAAACGAAATTAAGGACTACGATATCCTGATATTTACAAGCAAAAATGGCGTCAATGCCTTTATTTCATTTATGAAAGAAAATAAAATAGATGCACGGCATTTGGCAGGCAAACAGATATGGGCCATAGGTGCAAAGACAGGTGAAGAACTTTCAAAAGCACATATATATCCTGATGTGGTGCCGGAGGTTTATACATCAAAAGCATTGCTGGGCTGCATAGAAAAAGAGCATTTTGGAAAGAGTGCCGCAGTCATAACGTCGGATATAGGGGGAGTGGAACTGATAGCCGGTCTTGAAAACTGCGGAATTAAAGCAAAAAAAATTACGGCATATAAAAACGAACCAAATTTTGAGATTAAAGAAAAGCTGCTTGAGAAAGTCCAGGATGGCATCGATGTAGCAGTGTTTACCAGTCCATCGTCCTTTGACTTCATGCGCAAAATACTAAATGATGATATGGCAAGTTTTAAAAATATAAAGACAGCTGCAATCGGTCCTGTTACAAAAGCGGCCTTAGAAAAAGCAGGCCAGACCGTTGATATTATGCCTCAAGAGTATACTCTTGAAGGACTGTCAAGAGCTATATTAGCCTATTATATTGATGAGGAAGGTGATTTTAAATGA
- the hemB gene encoding porphobilinogen synthase: MKAELVKRPRRLRLNQNIRDMVRETSLNVKDLIYPYFVVEGENVKEEIEAMPKVFHFSIDKLVKDVKETYELGIPAILLFGIPSSKDEVGSQAYASSGIVQRAVRAIKEAIPSMIVITDVCLCEYTSHGHCGVVESGYVDNDKTLELIAKTALSHAKAGADMVAPSDMMDGRVGCIRQILDSEGYVTVPIMAYSAKYASGFYGPFREAAQSAPQFGDRRSYQMDPANSDEALREIALDIEEGADIVMVKPALAYLDIIRRAKDSFKVPLATYNVSGEYSMIKAAALKGWLDEKVVVLESLTSMKRAGADMIITYFAKDAAKWLTTR, encoded by the coding sequence ATGAAGGCAGAACTTGTGAAAAGACCGCGGCGGTTAAGACTTAATCAAAATATCAGAGATATGGTAAGAGAAACTTCACTTAATGTAAAGGATCTCATATATCCTTACTTTGTCGTGGAAGGCGAGAATGTAAAAGAGGAAATCGAGGCTATGCCGAAGGTATTTCATTTTTCCATAGATAAACTGGTCAAGGATGTCAAAGAAACGTATGAGCTTGGAATACCGGCAATTTTACTTTTTGGCATACCCTCTTCGAAGGATGAGGTAGGAAGCCAGGCTTATGCAAGCTCAGGCATTGTGCAAAGGGCTGTAAGGGCCATAAAAGAGGCGATACCTTCCATGATTGTCATAACAGATGTATGCCTTTGCGAATATACCAGTCACGGGCACTGCGGAGTGGTGGAAAGCGGATATGTGGATAATGATAAAACCTTAGAACTTATAGCAAAAACCGCCTTATCTCATGCAAAAGCCGGAGCAGATATGGTAGCGCCTTCCGATATGATGGACGGAAGGGTAGGATGCATACGACAGATATTGGACAGCGAAGGCTATGTGACAGTGCCGATTATGGCTTACAGCGCAAAATACGCCTCCGGGTTCTACGGGCCATTCAGGGAAGCGGCTCAGTCGGCTCCTCAGTTTGGAGATAGAAGAAGCTACCAAATGGACCCTGCAAATTCAGATGAAGCTTTAAGGGAGATAGCATTGGATATAGAAGAAGGTGCTGATATCGTGATGGTAAAGCCGGCGCTTGCATATCTTGACATAATAAGGCGCGCAAAAGACAGCTTTAAGGTTCCTCTTGCTACATATAATGTAAGCGGGGAATACTCAATGATAAAGGCTGCGGCGCTGAAAGGATGGCTTGATGAAAAAGTTGTGGTGCTAGAGTCGCTGACATCCATGAAGCGAGCAGGTGCCGATATGATAATAACCTATTTCGCAAAGGATGCGGCAAAATGGCTTACTACCCGGTAA
- a CDS encoding bifunctional precorrin-2 dehydrogenase/sirohydrochlorin ferrochelatase — MAYYPVMLDIEGKRCLVVGGGKVACRKIKSLLECGGKVTVISDKICDEVGELSKENKIDVIHRSYISGDAAGYFLVVAACDDARINELVANEAKESGILVNVADNLKLSSYIVPSVLRRQDLTIAVATGGKSPLLARKIREELEKTIGDRYEKLLDELSKARGEIKHQNLTIEEKIEIYENIIEKGEKI, encoded by the coding sequence ATGGCTTACTACCCGGTAATGCTCGATATAGAGGGTAAGAGGTGCCTGGTGGTAGGCGGGGGAAAAGTCGCATGTAGGAAGATAAAGTCTTTGCTGGAATGTGGAGGGAAAGTAACCGTAATTTCAGACAAAATATGTGATGAAGTGGGTGAGCTTTCCAAAGAAAATAAGATCGATGTAATACATAGAAGCTATATTTCAGGGGATGCTGCCGGCTATTTTTTAGTAGTTGCTGCATGTGATGATGCCCGTATAAATGAGCTGGTGGCAAATGAAGCTAAAGAGAGCGGCATCCTCGTAAATGTTGCAGATAATCTTAAGCTTTCTTCATATATAGTTCCATCGGTGCTAAGGCGGCAAGACCTTACAATAGCGGTTGCAACGGGGGGTAAAAGCCCTCTTCTTGCCAGGAAAATACGCGAGGAACTTGAAAAAACAATAGGAGACAGGTACGAAAAACTGCTTGATGAGCTATCAAAGGCAAGAGGAGAGATAAAGCATCAGAATCTTACAATCGAAGAAAAGATAGAAATCTATGAGAACATAATTGAAAAAGGTGAGAAAATATGA
- the hemL gene encoding glutamate-1-semialdehyde 2,1-aminomutase, with translation MKSQELYTRALKVMPGGVNSPVRAFKSAGLTPPFIKKGSKSHIWDEDGKEYIDYVLSWGPLILGHAHPEVVSAIKKQAELGTSFGACTELEVLMAEKIREAVPSIEVVRMVNSGTEATMSAIRLARGYTGRNIIVKFAGCYHGHSDSLLIKAGSGALTFGNPDSAGVTQDTARDTIVSNYNDIDMIRDIFEKYPSDIAAVIVEPVAGNMGTVPPKPEFLQELRSLTKSHGTLLIFDEVITGFRVGYRGAQGLYDIVPDITTLGKIIGGGLPVGAYGGKEEIMRKVSPDGPVYQAGTLSGNPLAMAAGYTTLSILSKNRDIYSELNKKAEKLCSGLKDIMDKAAIPVTINRVGSMMTLFFTESKVYDYNSAATSDTARYNTFFKKMLQAGIYLPPSQFETFFVSTAHTDEDIERTLNIAEDVVKKI, from the coding sequence ATGAAATCCCAAGAGCTTTATACAAGAGCCTTGAAAGTTATGCCAGGCGGTGTAAATAGTCCCGTGAGAGCCTTTAAATCCGCAGGGCTTACGCCGCCGTTTATAAAAAAGGGAAGTAAAAGTCATATCTGGGATGAGGACGGCAAAGAGTACATTGATTATGTGCTTTCGTGGGGTCCCCTTATACTGGGACATGCCCATCCGGAAGTGGTATCGGCTATTAAAAAACAGGCTGAGCTGGGCACAAGCTTTGGCGCATGTACAGAACTTGAAGTGCTTATGGCTGAAAAAATAAGAGAAGCCGTGCCGTCAATTGAAGTTGTGAGAATGGTAAATTCCGGCACTGAAGCCACTATGAGTGCAATACGGCTTGCGCGCGGCTATACAGGTCGAAATATTATAGTTAAATTTGCAGGCTGTTACCATGGCCATTCTGACAGCCTCCTCATCAAAGCAGGTTCAGGAGCCCTTACCTTTGGCAATCCGGATTCTGCCGGAGTGACTCAAGATACTGCAAGAGATACCATCGTTTCTAACTATAATGATATAGATATGATAAGAGATATTTTTGAAAAATATCCAAGCGATATAGCTGCCGTTATTGTGGAACCTGTAGCCGGCAATATGGGGACAGTGCCCCCAAAGCCCGAATTTTTACAGGAGCTGAGAAGTTTAACAAAAAGTCACGGAACGCTTTTGATTTTCGATGAAGTCATCACAGGATTTAGAGTTGGATATCGAGGTGCACAGGGATTGTATGATATTGTGCCTGACATAACAACACTTGGAAAAATTATCGGAGGCGGTCTGCCGGTGGGAGCCTATGGAGGGAAAGAAGAAATCATGCGCAAGGTATCTCCAGATGGTCCTGTATACCAGGCGGGAACCTTATCCGGCAATCCTTTGGCTATGGCTGCAGGGTATACAACTTTAAGTATACTTTCTAAAAATCGTGATATATACAGTGAGCTTAACAAGAAAGCGGAAAAGCTTTGCTCAGGATTAAAGGACATTATGGATAAAGCAGCTATCCCGGTTACAATAAATCGCGTAGGAAGCATGATGACGCTTTTCTTTACAGAGAGCAAAGTTTATGATTATAATTCAGCAGCCACATCTGATACAGCCCGTTATAATACCTTCTTTAAAAAAATGCTGCAAGCCGGTATCTATCTTCCCCCATCCCAATTCGAAACCTTCTTTGTGTCGACCGCACATACAGATGAAGATATAGAAAGAACTTTAAACATAGCGGAAGATGTGGTAAAAAAGATATGA
- the nagB gene encoding glucosamine-6-phosphate deaminase, whose product MQVFIEKDYSAMSKKAAQIFANEIQQKPDLVLGLATGSTPIGTYQELIRMHKEEGLDFSKAVSFNLDEYYGLASDNPQSYNYFMFENLFNHVNIKKENVHIPNGLVSDVETYCKQYDEEIEKYGGIDLQLLGIGVNGHIGFNEPAEELVLGTHLTDLTEDTIKANSRFFDSPEEVPTKAITMGIGSIMKAKKILLLASGKNKAEIMAKLLNSDVVTTKVPASLLMLHPDVTIIMDEEAASLCKR is encoded by the coding sequence ATGCAGGTATTTATTGAGAAAGATTATTCAGCCATGAGTAAAAAGGCAGCTCAAATTTTTGCTAATGAAATACAACAAAAACCTGATTTAGTTCTTGGGCTTGCTACAGGAAGCACTCCTATAGGGACATACCAGGAGCTTATCCGGATGCATAAGGAAGAAGGATTGGATTTTTCCAAGGCAGTATCCTTTAATCTAGACGAATATTATGGCCTTGCTTCTGATAATCCCCAGAGCTATAATTATTTCATGTTCGAGAATCTTTTCAACCATGTAAATATAAAAAAAGAAAATGTCCACATACCAAACGGCTTGGTATCAGATGTCGAAACTTACTGCAAACAGTACGATGAAGAAATCGAAAAATATGGCGGCATAGACTTACAACTACTGGGAATCGGTGTAAATGGTCATATAGGTTTTAATGAGCCTGCAGAGGAATTGGTTCTAGGAACACACCTAACCGACCTTACAGAAGATACAATTAAAGCAAATTCCCGTTTTTTTGATTCGCCAGAAGAAGTTCCCACAAAAGCTATAACCATGGGTATTGGCTCCATAATGAAAGCCAAAAAAATTCTGCTGTTGGCAAGTGGTAAGAATAAAGCCGAAATCATGGCAAAACTTCTTAATAGCGATGTTGTAACTACAAAAGTTCCCGCGTCATTACTCATGCTTCATCCCGATGTAACAATAATAATGGATGAAGAAGCAGCATCGCTGTGCAAGAGATAA